A genomic window from Gallus gallus isolate bGalGal1 chromosome 33, bGalGal1.mat.broiler.GRCg7b, whole genome shotgun sequence includes:
- the LOC100858353 gene encoding olfactory receptor 14J1-like isoform X1 — translation MPNSSSISEFLLLALADTRQLQLLHFWLLLGIYLAALLGNGLISTAVACDHRLHTPMYFFLLNLALLDLGCISTTLPKAMANALWHTRHISYAGCAAQVFFFLFLLSAEYYLLTVMSYDRYVAICKPLHYGTLLGSRACATMAAAAWGTGLLNSLLHTANTFSLPLCQGNAVDQFFCEIPHILKLSCSDAYLREVGLLLFSVCVVFGCFVFIVLSYVQIFRAVLRMPSEQGRHRAFSMCLPHLAVLSLLVSTAIFAYLKPPSISSPSLDLLFSFLYSVVPPAVNPLIYSMRNQELKGALRKILQHTLFRHQKDVHHALKTTENLGKA, via the coding sequence atgcccaacagcagctccatcagcgagttcctcctcctggcgttggcagacacgcggcagctgcagctcctgcacttctggctcttgctgggcatctacctggctgccctcctgggcaacggcctcatcagcacagccgtagcctgcgaccaccgcctgcacacccccatgtacttcttcctgctcaacctcgccctcctcgacctgggctgcatctccaccactctccccaaagccatggccaatgccctctggcacaccaggcacatctcctacgcaggatgtgctgcacaggtctttttctttttgtttttgttatcaGCAGAATATTATCTTCTCACTgtgatgtcctatgaccgctacgttgccatctgcaagcccctgcactacgggaccctgctgggcagcagagcttgtgccaccatggcagcagctgcctggggcactgggctccttaattccctgctgcacactgccaatacattttccctgcctctgtgccaaggcaatgctgtggatcagttcttctgtgaaatcccccacatcctcaagctctcctgctcagatgccTATCTCAGGGAAGTTGGGTTACTCCTTTTTAGTGTCTGTGTTGTCTttggttgctttgttttcattgttttgtcctacgtgcagatcttcagggccgtgctgaggatgccctctgagcagggacgacacagagccttctccatgtgcctccctcacctggccgtgctctCCCTGTTGGTCAGCACTGCCATatttgcctacctgaagcctccctccatctcctccccatccctggacctgctgttttcatttctgtactcagtggtgcctccagctgtgaaccccctcatctacagcatgaggaaccaggagctcaagggtGCCCTCAGGAAGATACTCCAACATACCCTATTTCGCCATCAGAAAGATGTTCATCATGCTCTCAAGACTACAGAAAATTTAGGAAAAGCCTAA